In Triticum urartu cultivar G1812 chromosome 6, Tu2.1, whole genome shotgun sequence, the following proteins share a genomic window:
- the LOC125512709 gene encoding trans-Golgi network-localized SYP41-interacting protein 1 — MADHSDSDSSPKSSSSSSASSSSARRRSPPRVRAHSDEGGSSDGVLVELPSQDARSPGADPDAGIFVSMPADDATSGETFEDAPDDLTTARSLDESIAVIDFPDESSSAAECRKYKEERDVCAREAAALRRMLQELVGQEVSSLHADDPDERAPLHSMLDDCSRLVLELNSAARSREQEVDSLRARAVEVEVSKEVVDAYLGSWRQVSELAIGRMVASVDAVVGKDAISFEGVDQDGISVVERKTLLLTERYRQVLLGIEQLEQVLAEVKPGFVAMGQCDHATILGNVSEELVSSKRNEANFMQKLNSFVEENKILTEELEKMKAARDIANAEAGKTKAEIEQMEHKLSTTKEKLTLAVTKGKSLVQHRDSLKQTLAEKSGELERCMVELQQRSDALQESEGRLEELKMLLDEKSAEHEKCLDELRETYNAWEAAKASIEQLNDVNTTLTISDGFLQRIGEVMSEATFPEDLLSLEMIDRLEWLVEQKKIADMVFLEHRKVKDILGSVDFPHSVLAGELDTQITWLVNSLNQAKDDAVRMQNESSEILHRLSAHESKLVSMHEEIDRLTIVLLEEKQAKDILVNELSELMSVYNGAVDKLSVISSQNTELVKAFAEVSDVKWEDNEPLETTKLVDQCASSIQRRAKSSPIECESLEKLQTLVYTLHQELTLCKLILEEDMTDRSERMRLSGELQKMTEAIYVLKNEKDSLRKEFEKVDEKSSLLREKLSMAVKKGKGLVQEREGLKRVLDEKNSEIEKLRHAIDEKISETENVKHALDRNSSEIEKLKHALDEKNSELEKLRQALDVNNSETENLKQALDENNSISDKLKRDLEARNTEMENLKYEIVSRESANTDLREQVENLSSQVTHFDKLQLDIISLSEEKGKVDNMLEEAKVSLGILVDSVSSVALPVDHPSEDPVKKISQIAQYIMESQVAKNHVENELQRAHEQVTLQAGRLSDSYSTIKILEDELSKLNEYISSTFEEKYQMQLRTAAVEEELEKTNEELAHNANKLEDANATINSLQHALSQARTDVAILSAEKNEAGAKHEMETSALNAKLAKYLEELDKSHGNLQSYSTEHHGYLEKLSTLVMDDSMMSLMAEEFGKKVSTLRDMSLTVKGMHEHLGAMGFQIDPIMEDSEFGKLFSLQDYNNFVTERMLDRKSRKENIGDDSSLSNIVEQCSNQAGHFSGFFKDISGYMSDNIILLLRALQLASSNFARTLEEHDSLKIELENKDAQNRAREDELLSLQKELRAMSSKCIYCTEQIQIIFDGLLDLGYAIDLATGNSSIVSKVGQTLSVLKNEESGDYIKVVDTLVSSVNKLKSESQKLSDIKGLVITLIEELKMRLKQAESAAETASNDHQLYLERVHKLEEDLRTAYDERNGMEIRIQEYQEREDALKARELELLSLEQTTVERGTTDAISKDQLEALVEKVSKLNIPSGESHLQREVAMFSSPMDKVFFVIDEFDALQREAETLSYENEDLQLNLESHAREIEQLKEVCRNIDSNRRELESKSSELLEVTVSMERMIQRFGYLAGKDPLEDNKPASTQTLLPKLEKLIIASSMESGNAKSVKQELGSKLQAREKTVDELSAKVKMLEDLYHSQLVQPEVSKDRAFDASSSAIGSDISEIEDLGPMGKASVSSVPTAAHARVMRKGSSDHLVLNMGSESERLIAAHDSDDKGRIKSLHTSGLIPAQGKHIADRLDGIWVSGSQILMNRPRARLGLLAYWLFLHLWLVGSIL; from the exons ATGGCCGACCACTCCGACTCCGACTCCTCCCCCAagtcctcttcctcctcctctgcatCCTCGTCCTCCGCCCGCCGACGCTCTCCCCCGCGCGTCCGGGCACACTCCGACGAGGGCGGCAGCAGCGACGGCGTCCTCGTCGAGCTCCCCTCGCAG GATGCGCGGAGTCCCGGGGCAGACCCAGACGCTGGTATCTTCGTCAGCATGCCCGCTGACGATGCCACCAGCGGCGAGACCTTCGAGGATGCCCCTGACGACCTCACAACCGCTCGCTCGCTGGATGAATCCATCGCCGTCATCGACTTCCCCGACGAGTCCAGCTCCGCTGCCGAGTGCCGCAAGTACAAG GAAGAGAGAGATGTGTGTGCACGGGAGGCAGCGGCACTCCGGAGAATGCTACAGGAGCTGGTGGGGCAGGAAGTGAGTTCGTTGCATGCAGATGATCCTGATGAGAGGGCACCACTGCACTCAATGCTGGATGATTGCTCGAGACTTGTGCTTGAACTGAATTCAGCGGCACGTTCCAGGGAGCAGGAGGTTGACAGCTTACGTGCCAGGGCTGTTGAGGTCGAAGTGTCAAAAGAGGTTGTGGATGCATACCTTGGTTCGTGGAGGCAAGTGTCAGAACTAGCTATTGGGCGAATGGTTGCATCGGTCGATGCCGTGGTTGGGAAAGATGCCATCAGTTTTGAGGGTGTTGATCAAGACGGGATATCTGTTGTCGAAAGGAAAACTTTGTTGCTAACAGAGCGGTACAGGCAGGTTTTATTGGGCATTGAACAACTTGAGCAGGTCTTGGCAGAGGTTAAGCCTGGTTTTGTGGCCATGGGTCAATGTGATCATGCCACTATTTTAGGCAATGTTTCAGAGGAATTGGTCAGTAGCAAGAGAAATGAAGCAAATTTCATGCAAAAGTTGAACAGTTTCGTGGAAGAAAACAAAATCCTTACTGAAGAGCTTGAGAAAATGAAAGCTGCTCGAGATATAGCAAATGCTGAAGCAGGCAAAACAAAGGCAGAAATTGAGCAGATGGAGCATAAATTATCAACTACTAAAGAGAAGCTCACCTTGGCTGTCACAAAGGGCAAGTCGTTGGTGCAGCATCGTGATTCCTTAAAGCAGACACTGGCTGAAAAATCAGGTGAGCTGGAGAGGTGCATGGTGGAGTTGCAACAGAGGTCTGATGCCTTGCAAGAATCTGAGGGCAGACTTGAGGAGCTTAAGATGTTGTTAGATGAAAAGTCAGCGGAACATGAGAAATGTTTGGACGAGCTTAGAGAAACATACAACGCATGGGAAGCTGCTAAGGCAAGCATTGAGCAACTAAATGATGTAAACACTACACTTACAATAAGTGATGGGTTCCTTCAACGCATTGGAGAGGTTATGTCAGAGGCAACATTTCCAGAGGATCTGCTTTCCTTGGAGATGATTGACAGATTGGAATGGTTGGTTGAACAAAAGAAAATTGCAGACATGGTCTTCTTGGAGCACCGGAAAGTTAAAGATATTCTAGGCTCGGTTGACTTTCCACACTCAGTCTTAGCTGGTGAACTTGATACACAAATCACTTGGCTAGTCAACTCACTGAACCAGGCCAAAGATGATGCGGTGCGGATGCAGAATGAGTCTTCTGAAATTCTTCATAGGCTGTCTGCACATGAATCAAAACTGGTCTCGATGCATGAGGAAATTGACCGTTTAACCATAGTTCTATTGGAAGAGAAGCAGGCAAAGGACATACTTGTAAATGAACTTTCTGAATTAATGTCCGTATACAATGGTGCTGTTGATAAATTATCTGTTATCTCATCGCAGAATACTGAGCTTGTAAAGGCATTTGCAGAGGTTTCTGATGTCAAATGGGAGGACAATGAGCCCCTGGAGACTACAAAATTGGTGGACCAGTGCGCAAGCAGCATCCAGCGAAGAGCAAAATCCTCTCCTATTGAGTGTGAAAGTTTAGAGAAGTTACAAACACTAGTGTATACCCTACATCAGGAATTAACACTTTGTAAATTAATTCTTGAAGAAGACATGACTGATAGATCTGAGAGAATGAGACTATCAGGTGAACTACAAAAAATGACAGAGGCGATTTATGTTTTGAAAAATGAAAAGGACTCATTAcggaaagagtttgaaaaggtgGACGAAAAATCATCGTTGCTTAGGGAGAAGCTGTCAATGGCCGTGAAAAAGGGGAAAGGTTTGGTACAGGAGCGTGAAGGACTCAAGCGAGTCCTCGATGAGAAGAACTCTGAGATAGAGAAGCTAAGACATGCTATTGATGAAAAGATCTCTGAAACAGAGAATGTAAAACATGCTTTGGATAGGAATAGCTCTGAGATAGAGAAGCTGAAACATGCTCTGGATGAAAAGAACTCTGAGCTAGAAAAGCTCAGACAAGCTCTGGATGTGAATAACTCTGAAACAGAGAATCTAAAACAAGCTCTGGATGAGAATAACTCTATATCAGATAAGCTAAAACGAGATCTGGAAGCAAGGAACACAGAAATGGAGAATCTGAAATATGAGATAGTGTCAAGAGAATCTGCAAATACTGATCTCAGAGAACAAGTTGAGAATTTATCTTCTCAGGTTACGCATTTTGATAAGCTGCAGTTGGACATTATTTCGCTTAGTGAGGAAAAGGGTAAAGTAGATAACATGTTGGAAGAAGCTAAAGTTTCCTTGGGCATTCTAGTTGATTCAGTATCAAGCGTCGCTCTTCCTGTCGATCACCCCTCTGAGGACCCTGTGAAAAAAATAAGCCAGATCGCCCAATACATAATGGAGTCACAAGTTGCTAAGAATCATGTGGAGAATGAGCTACAGAGAGCACATGAGCAAGTTACTTTGCAAGCTGGCAGGCTTTCTGATTCCTATTCTACTATAAAGATATTAGAAGATGAGTTGAGTAAATTAAATGAGTATATTTCTTCTACTTTTGAAGagaaataccaaatgcaactgcGTACTGCTGCTGTAGAGGAGGAGTTGGAGAAAACAAATGAGGAACTGGCTCATAATGCCAACAAACTAGAAGATGCCAATGCAACTATTAACTCACTGCAACATGCATTATCACAGGCTAGAACAGATGTTGCTATTCTTAGTGCTGAAAAGAATGAAGCTGGAGCCAAACATGAAATGGAAACCAGTGCTCTTAATGCTAAGCTAGCTAAATATTTGGAAGAGTTAGATAAAAGTCATGGAAACTTACAAAGTTATTCAACCGAACATCATGGTTACCTTGAGAAGCTTAGCACACTTGTAATGGATGATAGTATGATGTCATTGATGGCTGAAGAATTTGGAAAGAAGGTCAGCACCTTGAGAGATATGAGCCTTACAGTGAAGGGTATGCATGAACATCTCGGTGCAATGGGGTTCCAGATTGATCCTATTATGGAG GATTCAGAGTTTGGCAAGCTTTTCTCTCTTCAAGACTACAATAACTTTGTTACCGAAAGAATGCTTGACAGAAAAAGCAGAAAAGAGAATATTGGTGATGATTCATCCTTGAGTAATATTGTTGAACAATGCAGCAATCAAGCTGGACATTTCTCTGGATTTTTTAAAGATATATCAGGTTACATGAGTGACAATATTATATTGTTGCTCCGTGCTTTGCAATTAGCAAGCAGCAACTTTGCTCGTACTTTAGAAGAGCACGACTCCTTGAAGATTGAACTGGAGAACAAGGACGCTCAGAACAGAGCTCGAGAAGATGAATTGCTTTCGCTGCAAAAAGAGCTCAGGGCAATGTCATCAAAATGTATTTATTGCACCGAACAGATTCAAATTATTTTTGATGGCTTGCTTGATTTAGGTTACGCAATAGACTTGGCAACAGGCAACTCCAGCATTGTATCAAAAGTAGGACAAACTTTGTCTGTTTTGAAGAACGAGGAGTCTGGTGATTATATAAAGGTGGTGGACACTTTAGTATCTTCCGTGAACAAACTGAAGTCAGAGTCTCAGAAGTTATCTGATATTAAGGGGTTAGTGATAACTTTGATAGAAGAGTTGAAAATGAGACTGAAACAAGCCGAGTCAGCTGCTGAAACTGCTTCAAATGACCACCAGCTGTATTTGGAAAGAGTACACAAACTGGAGGAAGATCTCAGAACTGCATATGATGAGCGCAATGGAATGGAAATAAGGATTCAGGAATACCAGGAAAGAGAGGATGCGTTGAAGGCAAGAGAATTAGAGTTGCTGTCACTTGAACAAACTACAGTAGAAAGAG GTACAACTGATGCAATTTCAAAGGATCAGCTGGAAGCACTTGTTGAAAAAGTAAGTAAACTAAATATACCATCTGGCGAGTCGCATTTGCAGAGGGAAGTGGCTATGTTCTCTAGTCCCATGGACAAAGTCTTCTTTGTTATTGATGAATTTGATGCACTCCAACGTGAAGCGGAGACCTTAAGCTATGAAAATGAAGATTTACAGTTAAATCTTGAATCTCATGCTCGGGAAATTGAACAGCTCAAGGAGGTTTGCAGAAACATTGATTCAAATCGTAGGGAGTTGGAATCAAAAAGCAGTGAACTGCTTGAGGTAACAGTCAGTATGGAGCGAATGATTCAGCGGTTTGGATATCTTGCTGGAAAAGATCCGCTGGAAGATAATAAACCTGCAAGCACACAAACACTCTTACCAAAGCTGGAAAAACTAATAATCGCCTCAAGTATGGAATCTGGGAATGCCAAGTCTGTAAAACAGGAGTTGGGATCAAAGTTGCAGGCCAGGGAAAAGACAGTTGATGAGTTATCAGCAAAAGTTAAGATGCTTGAGGACTTGTATCATTCTCAGCTTGTGCAGCCAGAGGTTAGTAAAGACAGAGCATTTGACGCATCTTCCTCGGCAATTGGTTCAGacatatccgagattgaagattTG GGGCCAATGGGGAAGGCATCGGTTTCATCTGTCCCTACTGCTGCACATGCCAGAGTAATGCGGAAGGGTTCATCCGACCATCTTGTTCTTAATATGGGCTCAGAGTCTGAACGCCTAATTGCTGCACATGATTCGgatgacaaag GGCGTATTAAGTCATTGCATACATCTGGCTTGATTCCAGCACAAGGAAAGCACATCGCTGACAGACTTGATGGCATCTG GGTCTCAGGGAGCCAAATTCTGATGAACCGACCGCGAGCAAGGCTAGGACTCTTGGCGTATTGGCTCTTCCTGCACCTATGGTTGGTAGGCAGCATCTTGTGA